DNA from Pseudomonas putida:
TCATTGCCGCCATGCAGGGCGCGATTGTTTTCATGAGACACACGGGGGTGGAGAAATGGGAGCGCAACTATGGCTAAGTGCTATTACTCTAACAATACTTTCGGCATATATCCGATGAATGACAGCTTAAGAGCTAATCCTGTGTGCGACCAATAGATTGCAGGTATGGCTGCAAGCCCTGAAGTCATTGGTGCGGCGTCAAATCCTGATGGCGCTGCGGCCGCTGTGAAGGCGCATTCAATGAATAATTGATCTGATAATCGTTATCATTTAAGGTGCTGTCCTCGCCCGGAGGGATACCCGTGATGAACGACGATCTGAGTCAGGTCTATGTCGAGCACAATGGATGGCTCAAGCAATGGCTCTACCGCCGGTTGGGCTGCTCGGCGCAAGCTGCCGACCTGGCACAAGATACCTTCCTGCGTATTCTTCAGGCCCAGCAGAAGGCCGGCGCCAAGCTGAGCCTGCAGCGCCCCCGCGCCTACCTGGCAACGGTGAGCCGGCGGTTGGTCTACGACCATTTCCGCCGTCAGTCACTGGAACGCGCCTACCTGGAGATGCTCGAGCAACTTCCCGAGCTGTTCGCGCTGTCCGCCGAAGAGCAGTGGTCCATGCGCGAAACCCTGCAGCAACTGGACGCACTGCTCGACACCTTCAAACCGGTGGTGCGCTCGGTGTTCCTGCTGGTGCAGTTGGAGGGCTTGACCTACATCGAGGTGGCACGCCGCCTGGGCATTGGCGAGCGCACGGTCAAGCGGCACATGGCCAACGCCCTGCAAGCCTGCATCCTGTTCGAAGAAGACTTCTGATGCCCAACCAACAGCCTCGAATCACTGCGCAAGTGGCTCGGCAAGCAGCCAATTGGCACATGCTGATGCTCGAAGACGCCGTCAGCCCGGCCCAGCGTGCTGCCTGCAACCGCTGGCGTTCGGCTGCGCCCGAGCATGAGCGGGCCTGGCAGAAAGCGTTGCGGGTGCAAGCGCAGCTGGGCCTGCTGCCGCCACAACTGGCCATGGGCACCTTGAACCGCGAGCGCCGCCAGGTGATGAAACAGTTGTTGGCGTTGGCCATCGTCGCGCCACTTGGCTATGTGGGTTATCGCCAGCTTGCACCGCAGAACGCTTATGCAACCGACGTGGGCCAGCACAAACAGCTGACGCTGGCCGACGGCACATTGCTCGACCTCAATACCGATACTGCGGTGGATGTGAATTTCGATGCGCATCAGCGCCTGATCAGTCTGCGTCGTGGTGAGATCCTGATAGACAGCGGGCGCGACAGCAGCAGCCCTCAGCATCGGCCACTTAGGGTTGCCAGCGAGCAGGGGTTGCTGGAGGCCTTGGGTACGCGCTTCCTGGTCCGCCAGCGCGAGGGGGCGACCCAACTGACCGTATTTCAAGGGGCGGTGCTTGTCACGCCCAGCCATGGCCCACGGCAAACCCTCGACGCCGGCCAGCAAGTCACTTTCGATGCAGCAGGGCAGGGGGCCGTGACCCCTGCGCGGGAACAAGACAGCCAATGGATTCGTGGGCAACTGCTGGTCGACGAGATGCCGCTGCGCGAGTTCCTCGGTGAGCTGGGGCGTTATCGGCCAGGTTGGCTGCGCTGCCAATCCGATGTGGCGCAACTACTGATCAGCGGCGCTTTCCAGCTGGAAAACACCGACGCCATCCTGGCTGCGCTGCCCGCCACGTTGCCGGTTCAGGTGGATTACCGCACCCGCTACTGGGTTACCGTGAACAAACGTTAATGAGAATTGGCCCGATCTTGAAACTCATCAGTCCTTACCTGTGAAACTGCCACACATAAAGGGACAATTTCTCAATGATTCGCTCTTCTTCAGCGGTCGTCATGACCGATCGCAGCATGGGCAACGCTCGCGTGCCTGGTTATCGACGTGCGCTCGCCCTGAGTGCGCTGGCCATCGCCTTGCTGGGTGCTGGCGTGCACGCCCAGGCCGCATCCGTCCAGGCGCCACAAGCCTATAGCATCGCTTCTGGCAGCCTGGCCCAGGTGCTTGCCCGCTTCGCCAGTGAGGGAGGGTTTACCCTGCAATATACCTCGGAGCTGACCCGTGGCCTTTCTAGCCCTGGGTTGCAGGGGCAATACGGTATCGAGGAAGGTTTCCAGCATTTGTTGGCGGGCACCGGCCTGCAAGCCGTGCGTCGCGGCAATAACGTCTATGGCCTGCAGCCCTTGCCGCTGAGCGCGGCTTCTGGTGGCGAGGCGCTTAACCTGGAGCCGCTGAATATCAACGGTATCCAGGACAATGCAACCACCGAGGGCTCGGGCAGCTATACCGCCAATGCCGTCACCATCGGCAAAGGCACCCACCGCCTCAAGGATGTTCCGCAGTCGGTCAGCGTGGTCACGCGCAAGGCCATGGACGACCAGCGCCTGGACACGCTGGATGAAGTGCTGGAAAAGACCACTGGCATCACCACCCTGCAGAGCCCATCGGGCGGCAAGTACATCTACTCCCGTGGTTTCGAGGTGGAAACCATTCAGTACGACGGCGTGCCGCTCGATCGCCGCTACTATGCAATCGGCAGCAGCTTCACCTCCGACACCTTGCTGTACGACCGTGTCGAAATCTTGCGCGGCGCCAACGGGCTGCTGCAGGGCAGCGGCAACCCTGGTGCGGCCATCAACCTGGTGCGCAAGCGGCCGAAAGCCGAGCCTTCGTTGTCGGTAACCGCCAGCGCCGGTTCGTGGGACACCTACCGGCAGACCATCGACGGCAGTGCCCCGCTCAACGCCGACGGCTCGCTACGCGGCCGCCTGGTGGCAGGCCATGAAGACCAGAACTACTTCTACGACACTGCCGAGAGCCGCAAGAACGTACTCTACGGCATCCTTGAATACGACCTCAGCGACCGCACCACGGTAGCGGCGGGCGCCAGCGTGGAAGACCTGCACTCAACGCCGTTCTTCAGCGGCCTGCCGCGCAACAAGGATGGCAGTGCGGTCAACGTCAGCCGGTCCACCTACACCGGTGCCGACTGGAACAAGTGGGATAACAAACAGACCACCTACTTCGCCGATGTTACCCACGATTTCAACGAAGACTGGCGCCTGAAAGCTTCTGGCAGCTACATGCGCGAAACCAACTACATCCTCTACAGCTTTGGCCGCGGCGCTGTAGACCCGGCTACCGGTAACGGCATGCGTTCGCGTGCCTACCTGTACGACTTCGAAAACATCAACAAGGGCGGCGACATCAACCTGACCGGCAAGTGGCGTGCATTTGGCCGCGAGCACGAAGTGGTGGTGGGGGCCAATGCCAGCGATCTGCAGACTGACGACCTGCAAGGCGGCTTCATCAACCTGGGCCCGATGAACATCTACGACCCGGTTTCGCCACAGCGCCCGACCATGGATCAGCTATTGGGTGCCGAAGGGACCAACACCTACCCCGGTACTTCCAAGGCCAATATCCGCCAGAGCGGCATTTACGCGGTGACTCGCTACAAACTCAGCGACCCGCTGACGTTGGTGCTCGGCGGGCGTAGCAGCAACTACAGCTACGACTATGAGCTAAACCGGTTCAACGGTGTGTCGCCAACCCCGGCTCATTCGCGGGAAAGCGGTGAGTTCACCCCCTATGGTGGCCTGATCTATGCGCTGAACGAGCAATGGTCGGCTTATCTGAGCTACGCCGATATCTTCAAGCCGCAGACCGAGCTGAGCGTGGACAACGCGCCGCTGAAACCTATCGTCGGCTCCAATTATGAGATGGGGCTGAAGGGCGAACTGTTCGACGGCCGCGTCAATACCAGCTTCGCGCTGTTCCAGGTCGACCAGGAAAACCGCGCCCAGGCCACTCTGTGCGGCGATAATGGCGGCGAGAATTGCTACGTAGCGGGTGGCAAGGTGCGCACCCAAGGTTTCGATGCCGAAATCAGCGGTGAAGTGCTGGACCGCTTGCAATTGTTCGCTGGCTACACCTACACCCATACCGAGTACCGCAACGACCCAGCCGATGGCGAGTCGGAGGCCGGCGGCACCTTCAACACCTATACGCCCAAGCACCTGTTCCGGTTTTGGGCGGATTACAACTTGCCTGGCGAACTGGACCCGTGGACCGTGGGTGCTGGCGCCAACATCCAGAGCCGCAACTACCACGGCAACTTTGGTGGTACGGACGGGGTAGGGAAGATCGAGCAGGCGGGGTACGCCATCTGGAACGCTCGGGTGGCCTACCAGATCAACAAGAACCTCAGCGTTTCGTTGAACGGCAACAACCTGTTCGACAAGAAGTACTTCTCCAGCGTCGGTTGGCTGTATGCGGCCAACTACTACGGAGATCCGCGTAATTACACCTTGACCCTGCGAGCGGATTTCTAAAGCCAGCCACGATTGAGCTGTGGGAGTGGGCGTGCCCGATCCTACAGGGATTTGCTGAGGCAGCAGTTCAACAAAGTGCAGGCGAAAAAAAACCGACCATAAGGTCGGTTTTTTCCGGATTTTGGTGCCCCGAGGGAGACTCGAACTCCCACTCCTTTCGAAAACGGATTTTGAATCCGCCGCGTCTACCAATTCCGCCATCAGGGCAGTGGCGCGCAGTATAGAGAGCTGCCGCTGGTCGGTCAATCGGCTTTCATGGTCAATTTTCACACATTGGGCTAAACTTCCCGGCCCTGCCGAACCGAACATCATCATGCGCGTCGCCGATTTCTCCTTCGAACTCCCTGATTCCCTGATCGCCCGCCACCCGTTGGCCGAGCGCCATGGCAGCCGTCTGCTGGTGCTCGATGGGCCGACCGGCGCGCTTTCGCACCGGCAATTCCCCGACCTGCTCGACTACCTGCGCCCCGGCGACCTGATGGTGTTCAACAATACCCGGGTGATCCCAGCGCGGTTGTTTGGCCAGAAAGCCTCCGGCGGCAAGCTGGAAGTGCTGGTCGAGCGCGTGCTCGACAGCCACCGGGTGCTGGCCCATGTGCGTGCCAGCAAGGCGCCGAAAGTGGGCGCGGTCATCCTCATCGATGGCGGTGGCGAGGCCGAGATGGTCGCGCGCCACGATACGCTGTTCGAACTGCGCTTCACCGAAGAGGTGCTGCCGCTGCTCGACCGCGTCGGCCACATGCCGCTACCGCCGTACATCGACCGCCCCGACGAGGGCGCCGACCGTGAACGCTACCAGACCGTGTACGCCCAGCGCGCCGGTGCGGTCGCCGCGCCTACCGCAGGCCTGCACTTCGACGAGGCGCTGCTTGAAAAGATCGCCGCCAAGGGCGTCGAGCGAGCCTTCGTCACCTTGCACGTGGGCGCCGGCACCTTCCAGCCGGTGCGGGTCGACAAGATCGAAGACCACCACATGCATAAAGAATGGCTCGAAGTGGGCCAGGATGTGGTCGATGCCATCGAGGCCTGTCGGGCCCGTGGTGGTCGAGTGGTTGCGGTCGGCACCACCAGCGTGCGCTCGCTGGAGAGCGCCGCGCGCGATGGCGTGCTCAAGGCCTTCAGTGGCGATACCGACATCTTCATCTACCCGGGCCGGCCGTTCCATGTGGTCGATGCCCTGGTCACCAACTTCCACCTGCCGGAGTCCACGCTGCTGATGCTGGTCTCGGCCTTCGCCGGCTACCCCGAGACCATGGCCGCCTACGCGGCGGCGGTCGAGCACGGGTACCGCTTCTTCAGTTACGGTGATGCCATGTTCATCACCCGCAATCCGGCGCCACGCGGCCCCGAGGATCAAGCATGAGTCGCACCTGTCGAATGTCCTTCGAACTGCTGGCCACCGACGGCAAGGCCCGTCGTGGTCGCATCACCTTCCCACGCGGTACCGTGGAAACCCCGGCGTTCATGCCGGTGGGCACCTATGGCACGGTCAAGGGCATGCTGCCACGCGATATCGAGGCCATTGGTGCCGAGATGATCCTCGGCAACACCTTCCACCTGTGGCTGCGCCCAGGTACCGAGGTGATCAAGAAGCACAACGGCCTGCACGATTTCATGCAGTGGAAAGGCCCGATCCTCACCGATTCCGGTGGCTTCCAGGTGTTCAGCCTGGGTGCCATGCGCAAGATCAAGGAAGAGGGCGTGACCTTCGCCTCGCCGGTCGATGGCTCGAAGGTGTTCATGGGCCCTGAAGAGTCGATGCAGGTGCAACGTGACCTGGGCTCGGACGTGGTGATGATCTTCGACGAGTGCACCCCGTACCCGGCCGAGCACGATGTGGCGCGCACCTCCATGGAGCTGTCGCTGCGCTGGGCTCAGCGTTCGAAGAACGCTCACGCCGACAACACCGCGGCGTTGTTCGGCATCGTTCAGGGCGGCATGTACCAGGACCTGCGCATGCGCTCGCTCGAAGGCCTGGAAAACATCGGTTTCGATGGCCTGGCCATTGGTGGCCTGTCGGTGGGCGAGCCCAAGCACGAAATGATCAAGGTGCTGGACTACCTGCCGGGCCAGATGCCTGCTGACAAACCTCGTTACCTTATGGGGGTAGGCAAACCGGAAGATCTCGTTGAGGGTGTGCGCCGCGGCGTCGACATGTTCGACTGCGTGATGCCGACGCGTAACGCGCGCAACGGTCATCTGTTCGTCGATACAGGGGTGATCAAGATCCGCAATGCGTTCCATCGCCATGATGAATCGCCGCTGGATCCGACCTGTGACTGCTACACCTGCACCAACTTCTCGCGCGCCTATCTGCATCACCTGGACAAGTGCGGCGAAATGCTGAGCAGCATGCTGAATACCATCCACAACTTGCGCCATTACCAGCGCTTGATGGCCGGTTTACGCGAGGCTATTCAACAGGGTAAATTGGCCGCCTTTGTCGACGCCTTCTACGCCAAGCGCGGGCTTCCTGTTCCGCCCTTGGACTGACTGTCCGCATCCATTATTAGAAAATTACATTAGGAGTGCCCAATGAGCTTCTTCATCCCCGCCGCATACGCGGACGCTGCAGCACCTGCCGCTGGCCCAGC
Protein-coding regions in this window:
- a CDS encoding sigma-70 family RNA polymerase sigma factor, which produces MNDDLSQVYVEHNGWLKQWLYRRLGCSAQAADLAQDTFLRILQAQQKAGAKLSLQRPRAYLATVSRRLVYDHFRRQSLERAYLEMLEQLPELFALSAEEQWSMRETLQQLDALLDTFKPVVRSVFLLVQLEGLTYIEVARRLGIGERTVKRHMANALQACILFEEDF
- a CDS encoding FecR domain-containing protein produces the protein MPNQQPRITAQVARQAANWHMLMLEDAVSPAQRAACNRWRSAAPEHERAWQKALRVQAQLGLLPPQLAMGTLNRERRQVMKQLLALAIVAPLGYVGYRQLAPQNAYATDVGQHKQLTLADGTLLDLNTDTAVDVNFDAHQRLISLRRGEILIDSGRDSSSPQHRPLRVASEQGLLEALGTRFLVRQREGATQLTVFQGAVLVTPSHGPRQTLDAGQQVTFDAAGQGAVTPAREQDSQWIRGQLLVDEMPLREFLGELGRYRPGWLRCQSDVAQLLISGAFQLENTDAILAALPATLPVQVDYRTRYWVTVNKR
- a CDS encoding TonB-dependent siderophore receptor is translated as MTDRSMGNARVPGYRRALALSALAIALLGAGVHAQAASVQAPQAYSIASGSLAQVLARFASEGGFTLQYTSELTRGLSSPGLQGQYGIEEGFQHLLAGTGLQAVRRGNNVYGLQPLPLSAASGGEALNLEPLNINGIQDNATTEGSGSYTANAVTIGKGTHRLKDVPQSVSVVTRKAMDDQRLDTLDEVLEKTTGITTLQSPSGGKYIYSRGFEVETIQYDGVPLDRRYYAIGSSFTSDTLLYDRVEILRGANGLLQGSGNPGAAINLVRKRPKAEPSLSVTASAGSWDTYRQTIDGSAPLNADGSLRGRLVAGHEDQNYFYDTAESRKNVLYGILEYDLSDRTTVAAGASVEDLHSTPFFSGLPRNKDGSAVNVSRSTYTGADWNKWDNKQTTYFADVTHDFNEDWRLKASGSYMRETNYILYSFGRGAVDPATGNGMRSRAYLYDFENINKGGDINLTGKWRAFGREHEVVVGANASDLQTDDLQGGFINLGPMNIYDPVSPQRPTMDQLLGAEGTNTYPGTSKANIRQSGIYAVTRYKLSDPLTLVLGGRSSNYSYDYELNRFNGVSPTPAHSRESGEFTPYGGLIYALNEQWSAYLSYADIFKPQTELSVDNAPLKPIVGSNYEMGLKGELFDGRVNTSFALFQVDQENRAQATLCGDNGGENCYVAGGKVRTQGFDAEISGEVLDRLQLFAGYTYTHTEYRNDPADGESEAGGTFNTYTPKHLFRFWADYNLPGELDPWTVGAGANIQSRNYHGNFGGTDGVGKIEQAGYAIWNARVAYQINKNLSVSLNGNNLFDKKYFSSVGWLYAANYYGDPRNYTLTLRADF
- the queA gene encoding tRNA preQ1(34) S-adenosylmethionine ribosyltransferase-isomerase QueA yields the protein MRVADFSFELPDSLIARHPLAERHGSRLLVLDGPTGALSHRQFPDLLDYLRPGDLMVFNNTRVIPARLFGQKASGGKLEVLVERVLDSHRVLAHVRASKAPKVGAVILIDGGGEAEMVARHDTLFELRFTEEVLPLLDRVGHMPLPPYIDRPDEGADRERYQTVYAQRAGAVAAPTAGLHFDEALLEKIAAKGVERAFVTLHVGAGTFQPVRVDKIEDHHMHKEWLEVGQDVVDAIEACRARGGRVVAVGTTSVRSLESAARDGVLKAFSGDTDIFIYPGRPFHVVDALVTNFHLPESTLLMLVSAFAGYPETMAAYAAAVEHGYRFFSYGDAMFITRNPAPRGPEDQA
- the tgt gene encoding tRNA guanosine(34) transglycosylase Tgt, translated to MSFELLATDGKARRGRITFPRGTVETPAFMPVGTYGTVKGMLPRDIEAIGAEMILGNTFHLWLRPGTEVIKKHNGLHDFMQWKGPILTDSGGFQVFSLGAMRKIKEEGVTFASPVDGSKVFMGPEESMQVQRDLGSDVVMIFDECTPYPAEHDVARTSMELSLRWAQRSKNAHADNTAALFGIVQGGMYQDLRMRSLEGLENIGFDGLAIGGLSVGEPKHEMIKVLDYLPGQMPADKPRYLMGVGKPEDLVEGVRRGVDMFDCVMPTRNARNGHLFVDTGVIKIRNAFHRHDESPLDPTCDCYTCTNFSRAYLHHLDKCGEMLSSMLNTIHNLRHYQRLMAGLREAIQQGKLAAFVDAFYAKRGLPVPPLD